The following coding sequences lie in one Sesamum indicum cultivar Zhongzhi No. 13 linkage group LG9, S_indicum_v1.0, whole genome shotgun sequence genomic window:
- the LOC105170527 gene encoding 4-hydroxy-tetrahydrodipicolinate synthase, chloroplastic: protein MASALGCCSLKATHRGGTPKWRSPRAAVIPNFHLPMRSYEVKNRTNVDDIKSLRLITAIKTPYLPDGRFDLEAYDALVNMQIEDGVEGVIVGGTTGEGQLMSWDEHIMLIGHTVNCFGGSIKVIGNTGSNSTREAIHATEQGFAVGMHAALHINPYYGKTSLDGLISHFDSVLPMGPTIIYNVPSRTGQDIPQGVVQNIAKSPNFAGVKECVGNDRIEEYTRNGLVVWSGNDDQCHDSRWFHGATGVISVASNLVPGLMRELMFGGTNSSLNSKLLPLIDWLFQEPNPIGLNTALAQLGVVRPIFRLPYVPLPLAKRVEFVNIVKELGRENFVGEKDVQVLEDDDFILIGRY from the exons ATGGCTTCGGCGCTTGGATGCTGTTCTCTCAAGGCTACGCATCGAG GAGGGACACCAAAATGGAGGTCTCCTAGAGCAGCTGTGATTCCCAACTTTCATCTCCCAATGCGTAGTTATGAAGTTAAAAACAG GACTAATGTTGATGACATAAAGTCTCTTAGATTGATAACCGCCATCAAGACCCCTTATTTACCAGACGGCAGATTTGATCTAGAGGCCTATGATGCCTTAGTGAACATGCAGATTGAAGATGGTGTTGAGGGTGTAATTGTCGGCGGCACCACTGGTGAAGGCCAGTTGATGAGCTGGGATGAACACATTATGCTAATTGGTCACACTGTCAACTGTTTCGGAGGATCCATCAAAGTTATTGGCAACACCGGAAGCAACTCAACCCGGGAAGCAATTCATGCAACCGAACAAGGCTTTGCTGTTGGAATGCACGCGGCACTTCACATTAATCCTTACTACGGTAAGACCTCCTTAGACGGTTTGATTTCTCACTTTGACAGCGTGCTTCCCATGGGCCCTACAATTATCTACAACGTACCATCACGGACCGGGCAAGATATTCCACAGGGTGTGGTCCAAAACATAGCAAAAAGCCCCAACTTCGCCGGTGTCAAGGAATGTGTTGGAAATGATAGGATAGAGGAATATACACGCAATGGACTAGTCGTGTGGAGCGGTAACGATGATCAATGCCATGATTCAAGGTGGTTTCATGGAGCTACTGGAGTAATTTCAGTTGCCAGCAACTTGGTTCCCGGTCTAATGAGAGAGCTGATGTTCGGAGGAACAAATTCATCACTGAACTCAAAACTTCTTCCTCTAATCGATTGGCTCTTTCAAGAACCGAACCCTATTGGCTTAAACACTGCTCTTGCTCAGCTTGGAGTCGTCCGGCCCATTTTCCGCTTACCATATGTACCTCTTCCGTTGGCGAAAAGGGTGGAGTTCGTGAACATAGTCAAGGAACTTGGAAGGGAGAATTTTGTTGGGGAGAAGGATGTTCAGGTGCTAGAAGACGACGACTTCATTTTGATTGGTCGGTATTAG
- the LOC105170529 gene encoding ras-related protein RABA5b-like, with protein sequence MEEGGGEEYLFKIVVIGDSAVGKSNLLSRFARDEFDHNSKATIGVEFQTQVVELDGKEVKAQVWDTAGQERFRAVTSAYYRGAVGALVVYDISRKTTFESVKRWLDELNTHCDTTVARMLVGNKCDLENIREVSVDEGKSLAEEEGLFFIETSALDSTNVNKAFEIVIREIYEKVSRKILNSDSYKAELSVNRVSLANGVDLSKQKSTFSCCSR encoded by the exons ATGGAGGAAGGAGGAGGGGAGGAGTATCTGTTCAAGATAGTGGTGATAGGCGATTCGGCGGTGGGAAAATCCAATTTGCTTTCCCGGTTTGCTCGGGATGAGTTCGACCACAACTCAAAGGCCACGATAGGGGTGGAGTTTCAGACCCAGGTTGTGGAGCTCGACGGCAAGGAGGTGAAGGCCCAGGTTTGGGACACCGCCGGCCAGGAGCGTTTCCGGGCCGTCACCTCCGCCTACTATCGCGGCGCTGTGGGGGCCCTCGTCGTCTATGATATAAGCAGGAAGACAACTTTTGAGAGCGTCAAACGGTGGCTCGATGAGCTTAACA CTCATTGCGACACCACCGTTGCGAGGATGCTTGTTGGGAACAAGTGTGATCTGGAGAACATCAGAGAGGTGAGTGTGGATGAGGGTAAAAGCCTTGCGGAAGAAGAAGGATTATTCTTCATAGAGACCTCTGCTCTGGACTCTACAAACGTGAACAAAGCATTTGAGATTGTTATTCGTGAGATCTACGAGAAGGTCAGCCGGAAAATTCTCAACTCCGACTCCTATAAGGCCGAATTGTCTGTCAATCGGGTCAGCCTGGCAAATGGTGTCGatttatcaaaacaaaaatcaacatTCTCATGCTGCTCGAGATGA